In one window of Ruminococcus albus AD2013 DNA:
- a CDS encoding pyridoxamine kinase → MNGCKRVAAIQDLSGLGRCSLTVIIPTLSAMGVQVCPVPTAVLSAHTGYSEFVIRDLTDFIHPALEHYKRMNTHFDCIYSGFLASAEQIDHCLEFFSAYPDALKVVDPVMGDDGKSYATYTGELCKRMGELVEVADIITPNITEAAILLGEEYPSMPLGSSDAKSWLVRLSGQGERTVVITSVNLAGGGMHTIGYDRDTNSFWKIRNDYVRGAHYSGTGDIFASVLIGSLLKGDSLPIAMNRATAFAELNVKVTYSYQQPWTEGLMLESQLPWLTSYQQLDGYSVL, encoded by the coding sequence ATGAATGGCTGCAAAAGAGTTGCCGCAATACAGGATCTGTCAGGTCTTGGCAGATGTTCGCTGACAGTTATAATACCAACACTTTCCGCAATGGGTGTGCAGGTTTGTCCTGTGCCGACGGCGGTACTTTCCGCACACACAGGTTACAGTGAATTCGTTATCCGCGATCTCACGGATTTCATTCACCCCGCACTGGAGCACTACAAGCGCATGAACACGCATTTTGACTGCATATACAGCGGTTTCCTGGCTTCTGCCGAACAGATAGATCACTGCCTTGAATTCTTCTCCGCTTACCCCGATGCACTTAAAGTCGTCGATCCCGTTATGGGCGATGACGGCAAAAGCTACGCCACCTACACAGGCGAACTTTGCAAGCGCATGGGTGAACTTGTTGAAGTAGCTGACATAATCACCCCCAACATCACCGAAGCGGCTATACTTCTCGGTGAAGAATATCCATCAATGCCCCTTGGCAGCAGCGATGCAAAATCATGGCTGGTAAGGCTGTCGGGACAGGGTGAGCGCACTGTGGTCATCACCAGCGTGAACCTTGCAGGCGGCGGTATGCATACCATCGGATACGACAGGGATACCAACAGCTTCTGGAAGATACGAAACGACTACGTCCGCGGTGCGCACTATTCGGGCACGGGTGATATATTCGCCAGCGTACTCATAGGTTCGCTCCTTAAAGGCGACAGTCTCCCCATCGCCATGAACCGCGCAACAGCATTCGCCGAGCTGAATGTCAAGGTTACATACAGCTACCAGCAGCCCTGGACAGAGGGTCTTATGCTTGAAAGCCAGCTGCCCTGGCTCACAAGCTATCAGCAGCTTGACGGGTATTCTGTGCTATGA
- a CDS encoding leucine-rich repeat protein, translating to MKMKRVATGLCALMMVFGGAVCPAAPIVSSVAVTASAATYGDYEYIVFGDNTVEITAYNGGASNLSVPSSIGGKTVVSIGEEAFDGNHSIMSVTLPSTIKSIGTCAFFNCGNLKSINLPNGLKEIQNEAFENCVSLTAIAMPNSVTSLGSNAFGGCTALSNLTISSGLKVIPDYAFDECASLRTVTVPYGVKELGVHAFAKCKSLESISLPSTLTKIGGNAFYLCARLKGISLPDGITEIESNTFIDCVGLASVKFPSKLKEIGLDAFLGCISLTNVQFPSGLQTIWYDAFYGCTAMGTVTIPKSVTKISPDALGFYDNGKIKGFKMRVYKGSAAEQYAKENGLSYEVIASTSTSKGDINGDGKLNVSDLTALAAHVKGKRLLKNTSKADVNGDGKVNISDVSSLAAAIKGKKKLK from the coding sequence ATGAAAATGAAAAGAGTTGCGACGGGTCTTTGTGCGCTTATGATGGTATTTGGCGGAGCTGTATGCCCTGCTGCCCCGATAGTTTCGAGTGTCGCTGTTACCGCAAGTGCGGCGACATACGGAGATTACGAATACATAGTATTCGGTGACAACACCGTGGAGATAACTGCGTATAACGGCGGTGCGTCAAATCTGAGCGTGCCTTCTTCCATAGGCGGCAAGACTGTAGTCAGCATAGGCGAGGAAGCCTTTGACGGCAATCATTCAATAATGAGTGTTACTCTGCCCTCCACGATAAAGAGCATAGGTACCTGTGCATTTTTCAATTGCGGCAATCTGAAGAGCATAAACCTGCCCAACGGTCTGAAGGAGATACAAAATGAGGCTTTCGAGAACTGTGTGTCACTGACTGCAATAGCTATGCCTAACAGTGTTACTTCACTGGGAAGCAATGCTTTCGGCGGATGTACAGCCCTCAGCAACCTCACGATAAGCAGCGGTCTTAAGGTGATACCAGACTATGCTTTTGACGAGTGCGCTTCACTCAGGACTGTTACTGTGCCTTACGGCGTGAAAGAATTAGGTGTTCACGCATTTGCTAAGTGCAAGTCACTTGAAAGCATATCACTGCCTTCCACACTAACCAAGATAGGCGGAAACGCTTTTTACCTCTGTGCCAGATTAAAGGGCATTTCTCTGCCTGACGGCATCACCGAGATAGAATCCAATACTTTCATTGATTGTGTTGGTCTTGCAAGTGTAAAGTTCCCTTCAAAGCTGAAAGAGATAGGTCTCGACGCTTTCCTTGGATGCATAAGTCTTACTAACGTACAGTTCCCAAGCGGTCTGCAAACTATTTGGTATGATGCTTTTTATGGCTGTACCGCTATGGGTACTGTAACTATCCCGAAGAGCGTTACAAAGATCAGTCCCGATGCGCTGGGATTTTATGATAACGGCAAGATAAAGGGTTTCAAGATGAGAGTATACAAGGGTTCTGCGGCAGAGCAGTATGCAAAGGAGAACGGACTGTCTTATGAGGTGATAGCTTCAACAAGTACTTCCAAGGGCGATATTAACGGTGACGGCAAGCTGAACGTGAGCGACCTGACAGCTTTAGCTGCCCACGTAAAGGGCAAAAGGCTCCTCAAAAACACCTCAAAGGCAGATGTTAACGGGGACGGAAAAGTTAATATCTCGGACGTTTCAAGTCTGGCTGCGGCTATCAAGGGCAAGAAAAAGCTCAAATAA
- a CDS encoding ABC transporter ATP-binding protein, which translates to MDVILRTEELYRDFKIGDGSIVSALKNVNIEIEKGKLTVLRGRSGSGKTTLINILGALDRPTKGRVLFDGKDITRLSEGARDNLRRYDMAFVFQSVALMSGMTALENVNFGLRLAKYPYDKRDARARECLAAVGLEKRMSHRPGEMSGGEQQRVAIARAIAHEPRLIFADEPTAELDTNTALHIVKLFKELVAKQNMTIIMTTHDPSMMDVADKVYTLEDGEIVE; encoded by the coding sequence ATGGACGTAATACTCAGGACAGAGGAGCTTTACCGTGACTTCAAGATCGGCGATGGCAGTATAGTTTCTGCTTTGAAAAATGTCAATATCGAGATAGAAAAAGGCAAGCTTACCGTGCTGAGAGGACGCTCGGGAAGCGGCAAAACTACGCTGATAAATATCCTCGGGGCACTTGACCGACCTACCAAGGGCAGGGTGCTGTTCGATGGTAAGGATATCACAAGGCTTTCCGAGGGCGCAAGAGATAATTTGCGCAGGTACGATATGGCTTTCGTTTTCCAGTCGGTTGCGCTGATGTCGGGAATGACGGCGCTTGAAAATGTGAACTTCGGGCTCAGGCTTGCGAAATACCCTTACGATAAGCGGGACGCACGTGCAAGAGAATGTCTTGCGGCGGTGGGGCTTGAAAAGAGAATGAGCCACAGACCCGGCGAGATGTCGGGCGGTGAACAGCAGAGAGTTGCGATAGCAAGGGCGATAGCCCACGAACCTCGGCTGATATTCGCTGATGAGCCCACGGCGGAACTTGATACCAATACTGCCCTGCATATAGTCAAGCTTTTCAAAGAGCTGGTGGCTAAGCAGAACATGACGATAATCATGACGACCCACGATCCAAGCATGATGGACGTGGCAGATAAGGTGTATACATTGGAGGACGGTGAGATAGTTGAGTGA
- a CDS encoding ATP-binding cassette domain-containing protein, translating into MSDDTIIKSADEEYMIRCENLVKIYKTSDVEAVALQGLDLDVKKGELMAIVGNSGSGKSTLLNMLGGLDRPSAGSLTVDGKDLLKFTDKDYMEYKRDTVGFVWQNNARNLVPYLTAVQNVELPMLLKGRKGRRERALELLKKVGLEKRKNSRLDQMSGGEQQRVAIAIAMANDPKLLLADEPTGSVDTKTSAMILDIFKELNRSEGVTVVIVTHDLKLADHIDRVVAIRDGRTSSEIIRKKSYREDLDEMGEVITKEEEASHEELAVLDRSGRLQLPKDYMQSLGIKGGGKVRVELDEERGGIILFPSEDS; encoded by the coding sequence TTGAGTGATGATACTATTATAAAGTCAGCCGATGAGGAATACATGATCAGATGTGAGAATCTGGTAAAGATATATAAAACTTCCGATGTGGAAGCGGTGGCATTGCAGGGGCTTGACCTGGATGTGAAAAAAGGTGAGCTTATGGCTATCGTGGGCAATTCGGGCAGCGGCAAATCTACGCTGCTGAATATGCTGGGGGGACTTGACAGACCCTCGGCGGGAAGCCTGACGGTAGACGGCAAGGATCTGCTGAAATTCACGGATAAGGACTACATGGAGTACAAGCGGGATACCGTGGGCTTCGTGTGGCAGAACAATGCGAGAAACCTTGTGCCTTACCTGACAGCGGTGCAGAATGTGGAACTTCCCATGCTGCTGAAAGGCAGAAAGGGCAGGCGTGAAAGAGCGCTGGAGCTTCTTAAAAAGGTAGGGCTGGAAAAGCGGAAAAACAGCAGGCTCGATCAGATGTCGGGCGGCGAACAGCAGAGAGTGGCTATAGCTATAGCTATGGCGAACGACCCGAAGCTGCTGCTGGCGGACGAACCTACGGGTTCGGTTGATACAAAGACCTCTGCGATGATACTTGATATATTCAAGGAGCTGAACAGGAGCGAGGGAGTCACAGTTGTGATAGTGACCCATGACCTGAAGCTTGCAGACCATATCGACAGAGTTGTGGCGATAAGGGACGGCAGGACGAGCTCGGAGATAATAAGAAAAAAATCGTACAGGGAGGACCTTGACGAGATGGGCGAGGTCATCACGAAAGAGGAAGAAGCTTCACATGAGGAGCTGGCTGTACTGGACAGGTCTGGCAGATTACAGCTTCCTAAGGATTATATGCAGTCGCTGGGAATAAAGGGCGGCGGCAAGGTCAGGGTGGAACTTGACGAAGAACGGGGCGGGATAATTCTTTTCCCCTCGGAAGACAGTTAG
- a CDS encoding extracellular solute-binding protein, protein MALSLSVSCFVPTAFAETDNSLGTADESSEALTGTDSIRQNSYSKYLKKYEDTARPTIDEIVIKGSDYLPDSVSADLSKGAETSFEGVDDVFIWSNQQGSVSYEVEIPQDGRYNLKMSYYALPGTTNDIEFSLLIDGESPYGTAQRITLDKVWVNDGDIGEDAKGNDMRPGQIEYPTWQMDKPLADVDGLYNEPLQFYMTAGKHVLTLDSDKAQFVIGDIKVYNYEEPKAYSAPSASEIGQSSGQKIVLEGETASFKSSRTLYPTSDKTSYMTSSTKDYSPTKTRYNTIGGGGNWNQSTQAVTWEVNVSQAGYYKIGIFSRQDQMRGMYSNRRLYINGVVPNKESEQVKFFYDTDWNVVSPSCDGDPMYYFFEAGANTITLEAVPGEIGEIMGELDDVVFDINSYYRQIRQITGPSPDEYNNYMIDVAIPTIIDDFKNNAALLREEKEKIEKLSGSGGTEAETLEKMAIILDKCVKKPDIIPEMMGQIKDNVTAVSTFINTYRMQPLEVDKIELCSDNVDFSDCEQTFFGTVGHGFQSFIGSFFEDYNSLSNDEDSSAQECWVTLGRDNAVVIKELIDSDYNANSDNKINLKLVQGGITEATFSGKGPDMALFLGGDYPIQLAVRDTLVDLTEFSDYEEVTKRFAPDIMTLYTYDGGVYGLPCTQNFPMLFYRSDILEQYDIDPDTDLATWDSIINCLPTLQRNYLEVGLRLPATATAGVTMVSAVTENGSTFAMMLLQQGLNYYNEDQTKTTFSEQPAIEAFDTWTKFYTTYSFQQQYDAFTRFRQGDMPVLVNDYSFYNQLTAAAPEIKGCWSFRAVPGTKDENGNINHTANSESTGCVIFNKAPDKDAAWDFIKWFTSTETQTKYGNNIESVLGPMGRYSTANQEALRGLSWTTKEADLLLDQMNTQVEIPIIPASYGVTRNVMNAFRKVVNENENARDTLFWYNKDINDEITRKRADLGLD, encoded by the coding sequence TTGGCGCTATCTCTGAGTGTCAGCTGCTTTGTTCCGACGGCTTTTGCAGAAACAGACAACTCTCTAGGCACCGCCGATGAAAGCTCGGAGGCTTTGACAGGCACAGACAGTATCCGTCAGAACTCTTACAGCAAGTATCTGAAAAAATATGAGGATACCGCGAGACCTACGATCGATGAGATCGTTATAAAGGGTTCGGATTATTTGCCTGACTCGGTGAGTGCAGATCTTTCCAAGGGCGCCGAAACGAGCTTTGAGGGCGTGGATGATGTATTTATCTGGTCTAATCAGCAGGGTTCGGTATCCTATGAGGTGGAGATACCTCAGGATGGCAGATACAATCTGAAAATGTCATACTACGCTCTTCCGGGAACGACAAATGATATCGAATTCTCTCTGCTTATCGATGGCGAGAGCCCTTACGGTACGGCTCAGCGTATAACACTCGATAAAGTGTGGGTGAATGACGGTGATATCGGTGAGGACGCTAAGGGCAATGATATGCGTCCCGGACAGATAGAATATCCCACATGGCAGATGGATAAGCCTCTGGCAGATGTTGACGGTCTGTACAACGAGCCTTTGCAGTTCTATATGACAGCAGGCAAGCACGTGCTTACCCTTGATTCGGACAAAGCACAGTTCGTGATAGGCGATATAAAGGTATACAATTATGAAGAACCCAAGGCGTACAGCGCTCCTTCAGCTTCAGAGATAGGCCAGTCTTCGGGACAGAAGATAGTGCTGGAGGGCGAAACTGCCAGCTTCAAGTCTTCAAGAACACTGTATCCTACTTCGGATAAGACATCTTATATGACTTCAAGCACCAAGGATTACAGCCCCACCAAGACAAGGTACAACACCATCGGCGGCGGCGGAAACTGGAACCAATCAACACAGGCTGTCACCTGGGAAGTCAATGTTTCTCAGGCAGGATACTATAAAATAGGTATATTCAGCAGACAGGATCAGATGAGAGGTATGTACTCCAACAGAAGGCTGTACATAAACGGCGTGGTTCCCAACAAGGAATCGGAGCAGGTGAAGTTCTTCTACGATACCGACTGGAATGTTGTTTCACCTTCGTGCGACGGCGACCCCATGTACTACTTCTTTGAAGCCGGTGCAAACACCATCACCCTGGAAGCTGTTCCAGGTGAGATAGGCGAGATAATGGGCGAGCTTGATGATGTCGTTTTCGATATCAACAGCTATTATCGCCAGATAAGACAGATCACAGGTCCTTCTCCTGATGAGTACAACAACTACATGATAGATGTTGCTATACCGACTATCATCGATGATTTCAAAAATAATGCCGCACTCCTCAGAGAGGAGAAGGAAAAGATCGAGAAGCTTTCGGGTTCGGGCGGAACAGAAGCCGAAACTCTTGAAAAAATGGCGATAATACTTGACAAATGTGTGAAGAAGCCTGATATAATCCCCGAGATGATGGGACAGATCAAGGATAACGTAACTGCAGTATCGACCTTTATCAATACTTACAGAATGCAGCCCCTTGAAGTTGATAAGATAGAGCTTTGCTCGGATAATGTGGATTTCTCCGACTGTGAGCAGACATTCTTCGGAACTGTCGGACATGGTTTCCAGTCCTTTATAGGCTCTTTCTTTGAGGATTACAACTCTCTTTCAAACGATGAAGATTCCTCTGCACAGGAGTGCTGGGTAACTCTCGGCCGTGATAATGCGGTAGTTATCAAGGAACTCATCGACAGTGACTACAATGCCAATTCTGATAACAAGATAAACCTCAAGCTGGTACAGGGCGGTATTACTGAGGCTACGTTCTCGGGCAAGGGTCCTGATATGGCACTCTTCCTGGGCGGTGACTACCCCATTCAGCTGGCGGTAAGAGATACGCTAGTTGATCTGACAGAGTTCAGTGACTATGAAGAAGTCACGAAGCGGTTCGCACCTGATATCATGACACTGTACACCTATGACGGCGGCGTTTACGGCCTGCCTTGTACACAGAATTTCCCGATGCTGTTCTACAGATCGGATATTCTGGAACAGTACGATATCGACCCCGATACCGATCTGGCGACATGGGACAGCATAATCAACTGCCTGCCCACTCTCCAGAGAAACTACCTTGAAGTAGGTCTGAGACTTCCCGCTACTGCTACTGCGGGTGTTACGATGGTCTCCGCCGTTACAGAAAACGGAAGCACCTTCGCTATGATGCTGCTGCAGCAGGGTCTGAACTACTACAATGAAGATCAGACCAAGACCACATTCAGTGAGCAGCCTGCTATCGAAGCTTTTGATACCTGGACAAAGTTCTATACCACATACAGCTTCCAGCAGCAGTACGATGCGTTCACAAGATTCAGACAGGGCGATATGCCTGTTCTGGTAAATGACTATTCGTTCTATAATCAGCTGACAGCTGCCGCTCCCGAAATCAAGGGCTGCTGGAGCTTCAGAGCAGTACCCGGAACCAAGGACGAAAACGGCAATATAAACCATACTGCCAACTCTGAGAGCACCGGCTGCGTTATCTTCAACAAGGCTCCCGACAAGGATGCTGCATGGGACTTCATCAAGTGGTTCACAAGCACAGAGACTCAGACCAAGTATGGCAACAACATCGAATCCGTACTCGGACCTATGGGACGTTACTCCACTGCTAACCAGGAAGCACTGAGAGGTCTTTCATGGACCACCAAGGAAGCAGATCTGCTTCTCGATCAGATGAACACTCAGGTCGAGATACCGATAATCCCCGCTTCCTACGGCGTTACAAGAAACGTTATGAACGCTTTCAGAAAAGTTGTTAACGAAAACGAAAATGCAAGAGATACCCTGTTCTGGTACAACAAGGATATCAATGACGAGATCACACGTAAGCGTGCAGATCTCGGATTAGACTAA
- a CDS encoding carbohydrate ABC transporter permease, which translates to MARNTDGPIKKQGKWAYTWHMVKVNKGCYIMLIPFMIFFITFTVVPVIMSLPMGFTNFNMIQMPKWVGLSNFYTLFVNDDVFLIAIRNTLIFAIFTGPFSYVLSFLIAWLINEMNPFLKTFFTFVFYAPSMTTSVYVTWQLILSGDSYGYLNAVLMDLGILKSPAQWITDTKYILTVVIIVQLWMSMGAGFLAIRAGFQNIDKSMYEAGAIEGIKNRWQELFKITIPSMGPQLLFAAVMQISTSFTVGMVGQNLVGLPSTDYAAHTIMNHATDYGWVRYEMGYSSAICFVLFAAMLLANKGVNWILGKYLD; encoded by the coding sequence ATGGCAAGAAATACTGACGGCCCTATTAAAAAACAGGGCAAATGGGCTTATACCTGGCACATGGTAAAAGTCAACAAAGGCTGCTATATCATGCTCATCCCTTTCATGATATTCTTTATCACCTTTACGGTAGTACCTGTTATAATGTCACTGCCTATGGGCTTTACAAACTTCAATATGATACAGATGCCCAAATGGGTAGGCCTTTCAAACTTCTATACACTGTTCGTAAATGACGACGTGTTCCTTATTGCAATAAGAAATACTCTGATATTCGCAATATTCACAGGACCTTTCTCCTATGTTCTCAGCTTCCTTATAGCGTGGCTGATAAACGAGATGAATCCGTTCCTGAAAACATTCTTTACATTCGTATTCTATGCACCTTCCATGACAACATCGGTGTATGTTACATGGCAGCTGATACTTTCGGGTGACTCCTACGGCTACCTGAACGCTGTACTGATGGATCTTGGCATATTGAAATCCCCTGCACAGTGGATAACCGATACCAAGTACATACTTACAGTCGTTATCATCGTTCAGCTGTGGATGTCCATGGGTGCAGGCTTCCTTGCGATACGTGCAGGCTTCCAGAACATAGATAAGTCCATGTACGAGGCTGGCGCTATCGAGGGCATCAAGAACAGATGGCAGGAGCTTTTCAAGATCACTATCCCCTCTATGGGACCTCAGCTCCTGTTCGCAGCTGTTATGCAGATATCCACTTCGTTCACAGTTGGTATGGTAGGTCAGAATCTGGTAGGTCTGCCTTCCACCGACTACGCTGCACATACCATAATGAACCACGCTACCGACTACGGCTGGGTACGTTATGAGATGGGCTATTCGTCAGCGATATGTTTCGTGCTCTTCGCGGCGATGCTTCTTGCCAATAAGGGTGTCAACTGGATACTCGGCAAGTATCTTGACTAA
- a CDS encoding carbohydrate ABC transporter permease, which yields MAGRKKKKQSIETLKVSDKKKSINGSRAGDVCIFIFLVLLGAFMVFPLYYSVIQSLKPVEELFVFPPKLYVINPTGRNFSDMFRVAANSWQVPLSRYIFNSFFITIVICGANLFVCCCAAFVLSKCRFPGDKFINQVIVLALLFASNATWIMQFMVMSKLGIIDSYLALILPSISTSIGLYLMRQSMSTIHDAMVEAAKVDGASLFRICWQIVVPNSKPALMTLIIFAFQGAWNMQGGALIYSEELKTLPTVVQQISAAGLARQGVTFASSVVLLIPPLAVFLVAQGNVMETMANSGMKD from the coding sequence ATGGCTGGAAGAAAGAAAAAGAAGCAGTCTATCGAGACGCTCAAAGTTTCAGATAAGAAAAAGTCTATCAACGGCTCAAGAGCGGGCGATGTCTGCATATTCATATTTTTGGTGCTTCTGGGTGCATTCATGGTATTCCCGCTGTACTACTCGGTGATACAGTCGTTAAAGCCCGTTGAGGAACTGTTCGTGTTCCCGCCGAAGCTTTACGTCATAAATCCCACGGGAAGGAACTTCTCGGATATGTTCAGAGTTGCGGCTAACTCATGGCAGGTGCCGCTTTCCAGATATATCTTCAACAGCTTCTTCATAACCATCGTTATCTGCGGTGCGAACCTGTTTGTTTGCTGCTGTGCGGCATTCGTGCTTTCAAAGTGCCGTTTTCCCGGTGATAAGTTCATCAACCAGGTCATCGTACTTGCACTGCTGTTTGCTTCAAACGCAACATGGATCATGCAGTTCATGGTAATGTCTAAGTTGGGAATTATCGATAGCTATTTGGCACTGATACTCCCAAGTATCTCCACATCCATCGGTCTGTACCTGATGAGACAGTCAATGTCCACGATACACGATGCGATGGTCGAAGCTGCAAAGGTGGACGGCGCAAGTCTGTTCAGGATATGCTGGCAGATCGTCGTTCCCAACTCAAAGCCCGCACTGATGACCCTGATAATTTTCGCATTCCAGGGCGCATGGAATATGCAGGGCGGCGCTCTGATATATTCGGAAGAACTCAAAACACTACCTACTGTTGTACAGCAGATCTCCGCAGCAGGTCTTGCCCGTCAGGGCGTTACCTTCGCTTCGAGCGTTGTACTTCTCATTCCTCCGCTGGCGGTATTCCTGGTTGCACAGGGCAACGTAATGGAGACCATGGCGAATTCCGGTATGAAGGATTAA
- a CDS encoding tetratricopeptide repeat protein produces the protein MRIKNSFKKILCAGLAAVAAMSMTLNAYAAEPYKSYIYDFWGDPIPSQNAYRIDKTVTGFDMGLDRLSDPADPLFIGEKASARLANSKDMFFDPELKQFWVADTDNNRILRLDEKLKLVGAYTGASDGKNFKAPSGVYVKRSVLDGKLYIYIADYENSRIVKASVESNTELELVKEYTRPETDLYTVETFNPSKVVADKAENVYAVCTSVNQGAVQFTKSGKFQGYFGANRVEVTAAVIAQKLWRKFASNEQISGMTRNVPVEYANFDIDDGGFIYTVTEAANATTDAVKKLNPAGYNIWNNSTGDTYIFGDMASEYDATANQTYSTRLTDICISDNGLINVLDFSTGRVFQYDRNAELLCIFGTKNSTNDQRGSFSNPNAVEAYNNNIYVLDGSKNDITIYSETTFGSLMHEAIELYDQGRYSEAKPIWENVLARDGGYPMAYMGLGKAALNEGEYQKALDYFETAYAQKSYDRAFKYARNEFIEENFNIIVTVLVVLIVWLIVLSKLHKRKIYIVKGKLGKLFKKQKEGR, from the coding sequence TTGAGAATAAAAAATTCTTTTAAAAAGATTCTCTGCGCAGGACTGGCTGCCGTCGCTGCAATGTCGATGACGCTGAATGCCTACGCTGCAGAACCCTACAAGTCCTATATATACGATTTCTGGGGCGACCCGATACCTTCGCAGAATGCTTACCGTATCGATAAGACCGTTACCGGATTTGATATGGGACTAGACAGGCTTTCGGATCCCGCAGATCCGCTGTTCATCGGTGAAAAGGCTTCCGCAAGGCTTGCAAATTCAAAGGATATGTTCTTTGATCCCGAGCTGAAACAGTTCTGGGTGGCAGATACAGATAATAACCGTATCCTCAGACTTGATGAAAAGCTGAAGCTGGTAGGCGCTTATACAGGCGCTTCCGACGGCAAAAATTTCAAAGCTCCCTCGGGAGTATATGTAAAGAGAAGCGTATTGGACGGCAAGCTTTACATATACATTGCAGACTATGAAAATTCAAGAATTGTCAAGGCTTCGGTAGAATCCAATACAGAACTCGAACTTGTGAAGGAATATACAAGACCCGAGACCGATCTTTATACCGTTGAGACTTTCAACCCCTCAAAGGTAGTAGCAGATAAGGCTGAAAACGTATATGCGGTTTGTACCTCTGTTAACCAGGGTGCGGTCCAGTTCACAAAGTCAGGCAAGTTCCAGGGATACTTCGGTGCCAACAGAGTTGAGGTAACGGCTGCCGTTATCGCACAGAAGCTCTGGAGAAAGTTTGCTTCAAACGAGCAGATATCCGGTATGACAAGAAATGTACCTGTTGAGTATGCTAACTTCGATATTGATGACGGCGGTTTCATATACACCGTTACCGAAGCTGCTAACGCTACTACGGACGCTGTAAAGAAGCTGAACCCCGCAGGCTACAATATCTGGAACAACTCTACCGGTGATACCTACATCTTCGGTGATATGGCTTCGGAGTACGATGCTACTGCGAACCAGACTTATTCCACCAGACTTACGGATATATGCATATCCGACAACGGTCTGATAAATGTACTGGACTTCTCCACAGGACGTGTGTTCCAGTACGACAGAAATGCTGAACTTCTTTGTATCTTCGGTACAAAGAACTCTACCAACGATCAGCGCGGAAGCTTCTCGAATCCCAACGCGGTAGAAGCTTACAACAATAACATCTATGTACTTGACGGCTCAAAGAACGATATAACCATCTACTCCGAGACCACATTCGGATCTCTGATGCATGAGGCGATCGAACTTTACGATCAGGGCAGATATTCCGAGGCAAAGCCTATCTGGGAGAACGTTCTCGCAAGAGACGGTGGCTATCCTATGGCATATATGGGTCTCGGCAAGGCAGCACTGAACGAGGGAGAGTACCAGAAGGCTCTGGATTATTTTGAGACAGCTTATGCTCAGAAATCTTATGACAGAGCATTCAAGTACGCAAGAAACGAGTTCATTGAGGAAAACTTCAATATTATCGTTACAGTTTTAGTTGTGCTGATAGTATGGCTGATAGTACTTTCCAAGCTGCACAAGAGAAAGATCTATATCGTCAAGGGCAAGCTCGGAAAATTATTCAAAAAACAAAAGGAGGGAAGATAA
- a CDS encoding Yip1 family protein → MYEFTPMGWLKHCIFHPVEGFEDLRWKKQGSIRISAVIVFFLFVAMVADRQLTGFQFNGNYVKIFNVVPLIVQSVVYYITWCIGNWSICTLLEGEGTFRKICIYSAYSLVPYIVCTLIRVLLSNFLVQEEAIWIAALYYLGLGWSIVLMIQAMRACHQYSFGKTLISMLLTVAAMLLILFLAILLLSLFQQVYVFIYQIYTEIAYRIRG, encoded by the coding sequence ATGTATGAATTTACACCCATGGGCTGGTTAAAGCACTGTATCTTCCACCCTGTTGAAGGCTTTGAGGATCTCAGATGGAAGAAGCAGGGATCTATAAGGATATCCGCTGTGATAGTATTCTTCCTTTTCGTTGCAATGGTGGCCGACAGACAGCTGACAGGCTTCCAGTTCAACGGCAACTACGTAAAGATCTTCAATGTCGTTCCGCTGATAGTTCAGTCGGTGGTATACTACATTACATGGTGCATCGGCAACTGGTCGATATGCACACTGCTGGAGGGCGAGGGTACTTTCAGAAAGATCTGTATCTACTCCGCTTACTCTTTGGTACCTTATATAGTATGCACACTTATACGAGTACTTCTCTCAAACTTCCTGGTACAGGAAGAGGCCATCTGGATCGCGGCGCTGTACTATCTGGGATTAGGCTGGTCAATAGTGCTTATGATACAGGCAATGAGAGCCTGCCATCAGTATTCCTTCGGCAAGACCCTCATTTCCATGCTGCTGACAGTAGCAGCTATGCTGCTGATACTGTTCCTGGCAATACTTCTGCTCTCTCTGTTCCAGCAGGTTTACGTATTCATCTATCAGATCTACACTGAGATCGCGTATAGGATCCGAGGCTAA